In the Chromatiaceae bacterium genome, one interval contains:
- a CDS encoding sigma-54-dependent Fis family transcriptional regulator: MSDSLLIIEDEALLGREMQRRFVKQGWDVVLCTGIADARTQIVERRISPLAVLADMNLPDGNSLDLLGELQGQGKAPGEWIFLTAFGTIPDSVRALQLGAHDFIEKPVDDARLDLAVQRAARSARAQRRLSLAAASEAAKFRVEQFIGHSERAQETRHMLTQIAKAGFSAVVLRGGTGTGKGLAARILHYNGPRADGPMIEVNCAALPDELLESELFGHEAGAFTGAKNRREGLFEQANGGTLFLDEIGEMPLGLQAKLLKAVEDRTIRRVGGNREISVDVTIITATNRDLENEVAENRFRSDLFHRLSVFQIVLPSLSHRIEDIEDLVKEFVAEFNERRNERITEIPDEFWTLLRQYSWPGNVRELRNVIERCVLLSRGNQLETRWLQLTAGDRPESDSDGDSIRFPLNGSVTLDEMERRMIEEALRRQRGNVTRAATLLGVSRQTMRYRIDKHHIDTESFQ, encoded by the coding sequence ATGTCTGACAGCCTGTTGATCATCGAAGACGAGGCCCTGCTTGGCCGCGAAATGCAACGCCGCTTTGTCAAGCAGGGCTGGGACGTCGTGCTCTGCACAGGCATCGCCGACGCACGCACGCAGATCGTCGAGCGACGCATCAGTCCCCTCGCCGTGCTCGCCGACATGAATCTTCCCGACGGCAACAGTCTCGACCTGCTCGGCGAATTGCAGGGCCAGGGGAAGGCGCCCGGCGAATGGATCTTCCTGACCGCATTCGGGACCATCCCGGATTCCGTGCGGGCGCTGCAGCTGGGCGCACACGATTTCATCGAAAAGCCGGTCGACGATGCGCGCCTCGATCTCGCGGTTCAACGTGCCGCACGCAGTGCGCGCGCCCAGCGCCGACTCTCGTTGGCGGCCGCCAGTGAGGCGGCGAAGTTTCGCGTCGAGCAGTTCATCGGGCACAGCGAGCGCGCCCAGGAGACGCGCCACATGCTGACGCAGATCGCGAAGGCCGGCTTCAGCGCCGTGGTGCTGCGTGGCGGCACAGGTACCGGCAAGGGCCTGGCTGCACGTATCCTGCATTACAACGGCCCGCGTGCCGATGGTCCGATGATCGAGGTCAACTGTGCGGCACTACCCGACGAACTGCTGGAGTCGGAACTGTTCGGCCATGAGGCCGGCGCCTTTACCGGTGCCAAGAATCGGCGCGAGGGATTGTTCGAACAGGCAAACGGCGGCACCCTGTTTCTCGACGAGATTGGCGAGATGCCACTTGGTCTGCAAGCCAAGCTGTTGAAAGCCGTTGAAGACCGGACCATTCGGCGGGTCGGCGGCAACCGTGAGATCAGCGTCGACGTCACCATCATCACCGCGACCAACCGCGACCTGGAAAACGAAGTCGCGGAAAACCGTTTTCGCAGTGATCTGTTCCACCGCCTCAGCGTGTTCCAGATCGTGCTGCCCAGCCTGAGTCACCGCATCGAGGATATCGAAGATCTGGTCAAGGAGTTCGTCGCCGAGTTCAACGAACGCCGCAACGAGCGCATCACCGAGATTCCGGACGAGTTCTGGACTCTGTTGCGTCAATACAGCTGGCCAGGCAATGTGCGTGAACTGCGCAATGTGATCGAACGTTGTGTCTTGTTGTCGCGCGGCAATCAACTGGAAACACGTTGGCTGCAACTGACCGCCGGAGACAGGCCGGAGTCGGATTCCGACGGTGATTCCATCCGTTTCCCGCTGAACGGTTCCGTCACCCTCGACGAAATGGAGCGCCGCATGATCGAAGAGGCCCTCAGGCGCCAGCGGGGTAACGTTACCCGGGCCGCCACGCTCCTCGGTGTCAGCCGTCAGACGATGCGCTACCGCATCGACAAACACCATATCGATACGGAGTCGTTTCAGTAA
- a CDS encoding PLDc N-terminal domain-containing protein — protein sequence MGIEVGGLIGLIILALDIWAILKIVDSGASTGGKVLWILLIVVLPLLGLIIWWLFGPRGNRQLA from the coding sequence ATGGGAATTGAAGTGGGTGGCTTGATCGGACTGATTATCCTGGCGCTGGATATCTGGGCGATTTTGAAGATTGTCGACAGCGGTGCCTCGACGGGTGGAAAGGTGTTATGGATATTGTTGATCGTGGTGCTGCCGCTGCTCGGCCTGATCATCTGGTGGTTGTTCGGGCCTCGTGGCAACCGACAGCTGGCGTAG
- a CDS encoding DUF1269 domain-containing protein, giving the protein MSKLYFLVPDTSCAERIVKDLKRAGTGEEDIGVLGKDVALADALPDADVEQTSDLKPAMQQGAAIGGATGLLAGLTATLVPGGFAVGGAALLGMTLAGSAFGAWASSLIGISVPNREVEEFKCAIEDGQVLMIINTANADRARIKAIVSECHPDVVYGGEEGNIRGIA; this is encoded by the coding sequence ATGAGCAAGCTGTACTTCCTGGTTCCTGACACCTCGTGCGCTGAACGGATCGTGAAGGATCTCAAGCGTGCTGGAACCGGCGAGGAGGACATCGGCGTATTGGGCAAGGATGTCGCACTGGCCGATGCGCTACCCGATGCGGACGTCGAACAGACCAGCGACCTCAAACCGGCAATGCAGCAAGGCGCCGCCATCGGTGGGGCAACGGGGCTGTTGGCCGGTCTCACAGCGACCCTGGTCCCGGGCGGATTCGCAGTCGGCGGCGCTGCACTGTTGGGCATGACCCTTGCCGGTAGTGCGTTCGGGGCCTGGGCATCCAGCCTCATCGGTATTTCGGTGCCCAACCGAGAGGTCGAGGAATTCAAGTGCGCCATCGAAGACGGTCAGGTCCTGATGATCATCAACACCGCGAACGCTGATCGCGCGCGTATCAAGGCGATTGTCTCGGAATGTCACCCCGACGTCGTGTATGGCGGCGAGGAGGGCAACATTCGCGGCATCGCATGA
- a CDS encoding DUF1328 domain-containing protein codes for MIGWAVTFFIIAIIAALFGFTGIAGTATNIAWILFVVGLVVAVIFALTGRRGRV; via the coding sequence ATGATTGGATGGGCTGTGACATTTTTCATCATCGCGATTATCGCGGCACTGTTTGGTTTTACGGGTATCGCGGGGACAGCGACCAACATCGCCTGGATACTGTTCGTAGTGGGCTTGGTCGTGGCCGTGATTTTCGCGCTTACCGGCCGTCGCGGCAGGGTCTGA
- a CDS encoding entericidin A/B family lipoprotein — protein MNTESLNHARLRAIALLVLVSVGSIGLGGCNTVAGIGEDVEAAGDAIEDKAEKEKGY, from the coding sequence ATGAATACCGAATCACTGAACCATGCCCGTCTGCGTGCGATCGCACTGCTCGTTCTCGTATCCGTCGGCAGTATTGGGCTGGGCGGGTGCAACACGGTCGCCGGGATTGGCGAGGACGTCGAAGCCGCAGGCGATGCGATCGAGGACAAGGCGGAAAAAGAGAAGGGATATTGA
- a CDS encoding DUF502 domain-containing protein, which produces MARLWHWFLKGVALVAPVALTIALLVWLGTWSEKTFGPPIKAMLPADWYFRGLGLISGIALTLAVGLAANLFLVRWMVGLVESILERIPLVTTLFQAFKDVARLFSKDAGEDFGQVVAVDLGEFRLVGFVMQDDAHLPGRFDDTESRVAVYLAMSYQLGGFTVHVPRSRITPLDVPADQAMRAVLTGGPLERSGDEAVAVERSTR; this is translated from the coding sequence ATGGCTCGCCTATGGCACTGGTTTCTGAAGGGGGTCGCACTGGTCGCACCGGTGGCCCTGACCATTGCGTTGCTGGTATGGCTCGGCACCTGGTCGGAGAAGACATTCGGACCGCCCATCAAGGCGATGCTCCCCGCCGATTGGTATTTTCGCGGTCTCGGCCTGATAAGTGGCATTGCCCTGACCCTGGCGGTGGGTCTCGCCGCGAATCTGTTCCTCGTGCGCTGGATGGTCGGGTTGGTCGAATCGATCCTGGAACGGATTCCGCTCGTAACGACGCTGTTCCAGGCGTTCAAGGATGTCGCGCGCCTGTTCTCGAAAGATGCCGGCGAGGACTTTGGGCAGGTGGTCGCCGTGGATCTCGGCGAGTTTCGCTTGGTTGGATTCGTGATGCAGGATGATGCCCACCTACCGGGTCGATTCGACGACACCGAATCCCGTGTCGCCGTCTACCTTGCGATGAGTTATCAACTCGGGGGATTCACCGTGCACGTGCCGCGTAGCCGGATAACGCCACTCGATGTACCGGCCGATCAGGCGATGCGCGCTGTACTGACCGGTGGCCCGCTCGAGCGCAGCGGTGACGAAGCGGTCGCAGTGGAGCGGTCCACCCGCTGA
- a CDS encoding VTT domain-containing protein encodes MTDPGNKRSRRRLVMMVVLILSLLALAAAWRWTALNEFLAPENFQRLMAGFDHPITRAAAATGVMMIALTMMVPLTLLAVFAGIAFGGGLAFVYTFLAALVSAALVFTFGRLLGKRALEKVGGDRVNRISRQLSDYGVATVAIARVVPMAPFTVFNLVAGASHLGFRAFLLGSMIALGPGIAALTLLSDSVKAAFEDPSTESVIIMLVFALVILSAIVVMRRRFTNK; translated from the coding sequence ATGACGGATCCGGGAAACAAACGTAGTCGTCGTCGACTGGTGATGATGGTCGTGCTGATCTTGTCGCTACTGGCTTTGGCAGCGGCATGGCGGTGGACGGCGCTGAACGAGTTTCTCGCGCCGGAAAATTTTCAGCGCCTCATGGCCGGTTTCGATCATCCGATCACCCGTGCGGCCGCGGCCACCGGCGTGATGATGATCGCGCTGACGATGATGGTACCCCTGACACTGCTGGCGGTATTTGCCGGCATAGCGTTCGGTGGTGGATTGGCTTTCGTATATACATTTCTGGCGGCTTTGGTCAGCGCCGCCCTGGTGTTCACGTTCGGGCGACTCCTGGGTAAGCGGGCACTGGAGAAGGTGGGGGGTGATCGCGTGAACCGGATCAGCCGGCAGTTGTCGGACTACGGTGTCGCCACGGTGGCGATCGCCCGCGTGGTGCCTATGGCGCCATTCACCGTGTTCAACCTGGTCGCAGGCGCCTCGCATCTCGGATTTCGCGCATTCCTGCTGGGTTCCATGATTGCGCTGGGGCCGGGGATCGCAGCCTTGACCCTGCTTTCAGACAGCGTAAAGGCCGCTTTCGAGGATCCTTCGACCGAAAGCGTGATCATCATGCTGGTATTTGCGCTCGTCATCCTCTCGGCGATCGTTGTGATGCGTCGCCGGTTCACGAACAAATGA
- a CDS encoding DUF2183 domain-containing protein — protein sequence MADESARQQPPDWRRRIATLLQRSRAGIDRVAEVTWRRVTRRMGFGQPGHIAAYHGYGNQDSVWVTGRLLANRPFGGPRDDDNWWDNIRATYRRWESDEITGATVELSYAEHRADVVTDNEGYYSARFPRSAVRPDTYKVIARHRGERQVLNAEHWLALPDTDARLMVISDIDDTVIHTGITDLTTAAQLTFLNNAKTRKPLAGVAGLYQALTQAGGTQNPVFYVSNSAWNMYDLLRDFLDLNDLPKGPLLLRDLDLAKIIAGEENTHKRDRIEELIQRIPLPAILIGDSGQHDATLYAEIATRHPNRIWAIYIRDIDPGVDSRYDLKVDTLISEYADVPMVRVQDSNDIAAHLAQLGLLRRDALGAVTTETATDADRDTLPGQMKDQADR from the coding sequence ATGGCCGATGAATCCGCCCGACAACAGCCGCCTGATTGGCGGCGCAGGATCGCAACGCTGTTGCAGCGGTCGCGCGCAGGCATCGACCGGGTGGCAGAGGTGACGTGGCGCAGGGTTACGCGCCGAATGGGCTTCGGACAACCAGGACACATCGCTGCCTATCACGGTTATGGCAACCAGGACAGTGTATGGGTCACAGGGCGCCTGCTCGCGAACAGACCCTTTGGCGGACCACGGGACGACGACAACTGGTGGGACAACATCAGGGCCACCTATCGACGATGGGAGAGTGACGAGATCACCGGGGCGACGGTCGAACTGAGCTACGCCGAACACCGCGCCGACGTCGTTACAGACAACGAGGGCTACTATTCGGCGCGTTTTCCGCGCAGTGCTGTCCGCCCCGACACCTACAAGGTGATCGCTCGACACCGTGGCGAACGGCAGGTACTGAATGCGGAACACTGGCTTGCGTTGCCGGACACGGATGCCCGATTGATGGTCATCAGCGACATCGATGACACCGTCATTCACACCGGCATCACCGACCTGACCACAGCCGCCCAGCTGACCTTCCTGAACAATGCCAAGACCCGCAAGCCGCTCGCCGGGGTCGCCGGTCTCTACCAGGCACTGACACAGGCCGGCGGGACGCAAAACCCCGTGTTCTATGTCTCCAACTCGGCGTGGAACATGTACGACCTGTTGCGCGACTTCCTGGATCTCAACGACCTGCCGAAAGGTCCACTACTGCTGCGCGATCTCGATCTGGCAAAGATCATTGCGGGCGAAGAGAATACGCATAAGCGCGACCGTATCGAAGAGCTGATACAACGAATTCCGTTGCCGGCGATCCTGATTGGCGACAGCGGTCAACACGATGCGACATTGTATGCAGAGATCGCGACACGGCACCCGAACCGGATCTGGGCGATCTATATCCGGGACATCGACCCCGGAGTCGACAGTCGCTACGACCTCAAGGTCGATACCTTGATCAGCGAGTATGCGGACGTACCCATGGTGCGTGTGCAAGACAGCAACGATATCGCCGCCCACCTCGCGCAGCTGGGCCTGCTGCGCCGCGACGCGCTCGGCGCCGTCACAACAGAGACCGCCACCGACGCGGATCGCGACACCCTGCCCGGTCAGATGAAGGATCAGGCGGATCGCTGA
- a CDS encoding DUF1206 domain-containing protein, translated as MKRQSVYQWLSRLGYAARGTVYLVIGWLALSLALGWGGKFADSKEAIRYLATMTAGDVILSTLLIGLVAFSAWRLFQTAFDPDNHGLAPKGMVIRAGLLISGLIYLSLALFVARFQWDLPLPLHAGDKSYAEWAALLLNKPAGPWLIAGVSCIALASAVGHFFKAVRKTFLRYMVLDDRQVGWVTLISRIGLLARGSILLLISWYFARVFVSLNPRHALDQAGVLKVLHDQPYGVQLLFVAAVGLMAFGTYGLLEAVFRRIDADALP; from the coding sequence TTGAAGCGACAGTCGGTTTACCAATGGCTGTCCCGACTGGGTTACGCCGCACGCGGCACCGTCTATCTGGTGATCGGCTGGCTGGCACTTTCATTGGCATTGGGATGGGGGGGCAAATTTGCCGATTCCAAAGAGGCGATCCGGTACCTCGCGACCATGACCGCCGGTGACGTGATCCTGTCAACCTTGTTGATCGGCCTGGTTGCGTTCTCGGCCTGGCGCCTGTTTCAGACGGCATTCGATCCGGACAATCATGGCCTTGCGCCAAAGGGCATGGTCATCCGTGCCGGCCTGCTGATCAGTGGGCTGATCTATCTGTCGCTGGCACTGTTCGTCGCACGGTTCCAGTGGGACCTTCCACTGCCGCTGCACGCCGGCGACAAGAGTTATGCCGAATGGGCGGCGCTGCTACTCAACAAACCGGCGGGTCCCTGGTTGATCGCGGGTGTCAGCTGCATCGCGCTGGCGTCGGCCGTGGGACATTTTTTCAAAGCGGTACGCAAGACCTTTCTCCGATACATGGTGCTGGACGATCGTCAGGTGGGCTGGGTGACGCTGATCAGCCGTATCGGCCTGCTGGCACGCGGGTCCATTCTGTTGCTGATCAGCTGGTACTTTGCCCGGGTTTTCGTTTCCCTCAATCCACGACACGCACTCGACCAGGCGGGGGTCCTGAAGGTGTTGCACGATCAGCCGTATGGCGTGCAGCTGTTGTTCGTTGCCGCGGTCGGACTGATGGCGTTCGGGACCTACGGCCTGCTGGAAGCCGTCTTTCGGCGCATCGATGCCGACGCCTTGCCCTGA
- a CDS encoding PAS domain S-box protein, producing MKPPHLPIRSENPDGNFEIDADGRIRDVDANACTMLGVAAGALIGRPLPELLAENQEAPAGVDLARMTDGRLLRTAWRMRRGDGTEFTAEVIGLGIDRNRVRFIARDTTEQEAAETAKARLAAIVESSNDAIVSKTLTGIVTSWNGAAERMFGYTAAEMIGQSIRKLIPTERQSEEDELLGLIGRGERVQDYETVRVHKNGTRIVVALTVSPILSDAGIIVGASKIARDITGRRAAERKLRESDERFRTLADNISQLAWMADATGWIFWYNQRWYDYTGTTLEEMQGWGWKKVHHPDHVDRVVDRIQRSWDTGVHWEDTFPLRGADGEFRWFLSRALPIRDDDGRIVRWFGTNTDITEQKQREEQIRLLMREVNHRSKNMLAVVQAIARQTVATSPENFTERFQERIQALAASQDLFVQSGWRGADIADLVRSQLAHFKDAIGTRIALSGPELVLTSAAAQAIGMVLHELATNAGKYGALSDAQGLVEISWEQRRDQAGDLRFCLEWVESGGPPVTPPSRHGFGSIVIEKMVGASLGAVSELDFAHSGVTWRLECPIGRVIADEVSPAFIKKTVPHRATSSLRRILVVEDDPMVALDMVERLQSADYEVVGPASTLAEAFALASDEDFDCALLDVNLGSETSEAFAERLREQAIPFIALSGYSREQQPPIFQSVPSLSKPVATGDLIAVIEQQCGRH from the coding sequence GTGAAACCTCCCCATCTGCCGATTCGTTCTGAAAACCCCGACGGCAACTTCGAGATCGACGCCGACGGCCGGATAAGAGACGTGGACGCCAATGCCTGCACGATGCTCGGCGTGGCAGCCGGGGCGCTGATCGGCCGGCCATTGCCGGAGCTCCTCGCGGAAAACCAGGAGGCGCCTGCCGGAGTCGACCTTGCGCGCATGACGGATGGCCGTCTGCTGCGCACGGCTTGGCGAATGCGACGCGGCGATGGCACGGAGTTCACCGCCGAGGTGATCGGCCTTGGCATCGATCGCAACAGGGTAAGGTTCATCGCCCGTGACACGACCGAACAGGAAGCCGCGGAGACCGCCAAGGCGCGACTCGCTGCGATCGTCGAATCCTCGAACGACGCGATAGTCAGCAAAACCCTCACCGGTATCGTCACGAGTTGGAACGGCGCCGCCGAACGGATGTTCGGTTACACCGCGGCGGAAATGATCGGACAGTCGATCCGCAAACTGATTCCAACGGAACGGCAGTCGGAAGAGGATGAACTCCTGGGTCTTATCGGGCGCGGCGAACGCGTTCAGGACTACGAAACGGTCCGTGTCCACAAGAATGGCACCCGCATCGTCGTCGCGTTGACGGTATCACCGATTCTTAGCGACGCCGGCATCATCGTGGGTGCATCGAAAATCGCACGCGACATCACCGGCCGGCGTGCGGCGGAGCGGAAGTTGCGGGAAAGCGACGAGCGGTTCCGCACCCTGGCCGACAACATCAGCCAGCTTGCCTGGATGGCCGACGCCACCGGCTGGATATTCTGGTACAACCAGCGATGGTACGACTACACGGGTACCACGCTCGAAGAGATGCAGGGCTGGGGGTGGAAGAAGGTCCACCATCCCGACCATGTCGACCGCGTCGTCGACCGCATCCAGCGCTCCTGGGATACCGGTGTTCACTGGGAAGACACCTTTCCGCTGCGCGGTGCCGATGGCGAGTTTCGTTGGTTCCTGTCGAGGGCCCTGCCGATCCGGGACGACGACGGCCGGATCGTGCGCTGGTTCGGCACCAATACCGATATCACCGAGCAGAAGCAGCGTGAAGAGCAGATCCGCCTGCTGATGCGTGAAGTCAACCATCGTTCCAAGAACATGCTCGCTGTCGTTCAGGCCATTGCGCGGCAGACCGTTGCGACCAGCCCGGAGAATTTCACCGAACGGTTTCAGGAACGCATCCAGGCACTGGCTGCGAGCCAGGACCTGTTCGTGCAGAGCGGTTGGCGCGGCGCCGATATCGCGGATCTCGTGAGATCCCAACTCGCCCATTTCAAGGATGCCATAGGCACCCGGATCGCATTGAGCGGACCGGAACTCGTGCTCACATCGGCGGCAGCTCAGGCGATCGGCATGGTATTGCATGAACTGGCCACCAATGCCGGAAAGTACGGTGCCCTGTCCGATGCGCAGGGTCTGGTAGAGATCAGCTGGGAACAGCGCCGGGACCAGGCAGGAGACCTGCGGTTCTGTCTCGAATGGGTGGAGTCCGGTGGACCGCCGGTGACCCCGCCGTCGCGACATGGGTTCGGTTCGATCGTGATCGAAAAAATGGTGGGTGCATCACTCGGCGCCGTGTCCGAGCTCGATTTCGCACACTCCGGAGTGACCTGGCGACTCGAGTGTCCGATCGGCCGCGTGATCGCCGACGAGGTTTCGCCGGCATTCATCAAGAAGACGGTGCCGCACCGTGCAACCTCGAGCCTGCGGCGCATCCTGGTCGTCGAAGACGACCCCATGGTGGCGCTCGACATGGTCGAACGGCTGCAGTCGGCGGATTACGAGGTGGTGGGTCCTGCCAGCACACTTGCGGAGGCCTTCGCACTGGCTTCCGACGAGGACTTTGACTGTGCCCTGCTGGACGTGAATCTCGGTTCGGAGACGTCCGAGGCTTTCGCGGAAAGACTGCGCGAACAGGCTATACCCTTCATCGCCTTGTCGGGCTATTCGCGGGAACAGCAACCGCCGATCTTTCAGTCCGTGCCGAGTCTCAGCAAGCCCGTCGCAACCGGCGATCTCATCGCTGTCATCGAGCAGCAATGCGGTAGACACTGA
- a CDS encoding PRC-barrel domain-containing protein — translation MNSRFNKTLTAAAVALVFATGAYAGEDKAATTGTHDAGMKVQSDMEANLPRAGSWYLGKQVEEIEGKDVEMGDDNDIGKVTDVVQDDGGKYYAVVSVGGFLGIGDKEVTIALDELQPQENDLMIPSTMTKASLEAQPKYVEGRYVELDDDYRLGEVSVQDEQAPISGGSQFSDLDADKDGVISAGEAGMNPGLKDRWDATDANRDGTIDRAEFSAFEAKDIN, via the coding sequence ATGAACAGTCGATTCAACAAGACCCTTACGGCAGCAGCCGTTGCACTGGTATTCGCGACCGGTGCCTATGCAGGGGAGGACAAAGCAGCGACCACCGGGACGCATGATGCCGGTATGAAGGTCCAATCGGACATGGAAGCAAACCTTCCGCGCGCCGGGTCATGGTACCTCGGCAAGCAGGTCGAGGAGATCGAGGGCAAGGACGTCGAGATGGGGGATGACAACGATATCGGCAAAGTGACCGATGTCGTTCAGGACGACGGTGGCAAGTACTATGCGGTCGTATCGGTAGGCGGTTTTCTCGGTATCGGCGACAAGGAAGTGACGATTGCGCTGGATGAACTGCAGCCGCAGGAGAACGATCTGATGATCCCGTCCACGATGACCAAGGCATCGCTCGAAGCACAGCCGAAGTACGTGGAGGGACGCTACGTCGAACTGGACGATGACTACCGACTGGGGGAAGTGTCTGTGCAAGACGAGCAGGCGCCGATCTCAGGTGGCAGCCAGTTCAGTGACCTGGATGCCGACAAGGATGGGGTGATCAGCGCCGGCGAGGCCGGTATGAACCCCGGACTGAAGGATCGCTGGGACGCGACCGATGCAAACCGCGACGGCACCATCGACCGCGCCGAGTTCAGTGCCTTCGAAGCGAAAGACATCAACTAG
- a CDS encoding retroviral-like aspartic protease family protein, whose protein sequence is MKPLATILLTLLASFAAAATPGITPIAMREASAATYYIQAEIPGVEPFELMVDTGSGLMTINEQTLAHLQRLDSVRYVKQLEGILADGRRMVVPVYRIVQINIGGDCALYDIDAAVFPGQTRQILGLSALRKAAPFTFSIDPPQLMLSGCEAPAPALPRASIQARPDIVASE, encoded by the coding sequence ATGAAGCCCTTGGCCACGATCCTATTGACGTTACTGGCATCGTTTGCGGCCGCAGCCACCCCCGGGATCACGCCGATTGCGATGCGCGAAGCCTCCGCGGCCACCTACTACATACAGGCCGAGATTCCAGGTGTGGAACCATTCGAACTGATGGTCGACACGGGTTCAGGTCTGATGACGATCAACGAGCAGACCCTCGCCCACCTGCAGCGCCTCGACAGCGTGCGCTACGTGAAGCAGCTCGAGGGCATCCTCGCCGACGGCCGCCGCATGGTCGTGCCGGTCTATCGCATTGTGCAGATCAATATCGGCGGGGATTGTGCGCTGTACGACATCGATGCCGCAGTGTTTCCGGGACAGACGCGACAGATCCTCGGACTCAGTGCACTGCGCAAGGCCGCGCCCTTCACCTTTTCGATCGACCCTCCGCAGTTGATGCTCAGCGGATGCGAGGCACCTGCGCCGGCATTGCCGCGTGCTTCGATCCAGGCACGGCCGGACATCGTCGCGTCCGAGTAG
- a CDS encoding CapA family protein → MRLFLGGDLMSGRAIDQILPFSNPPEIHEPYLHDARDYIALAERRNGPIPSPVTFEYVWGDALAVLAAMRPEVRIVNLETAITTYDRYLPKGINYRMHPGNIGLLRVAQLDCCVLANNHVLDWDVPGLGSTLDTLRAAGIATAGAGPDRATAQAPAVIPLAGGRRVLVFAFALADSGAPRAWNAGDGRPGIALLPDLSPATVASIARRAAGYRRAGDLVVLSLHWGGNWGYAIDEAQRRFAHALIDAAAVDVLHGHSAHHVKGIEVYRGRPIIYGCGDLLNDYEGIRGYEAYRPDLGLLYFPTLDSLSGRLLRFDLVPVRRCRLRLQLADADETAWLHAVLARESASLATGIHAVDGPMPRLVVETESR, encoded by the coding sequence GTGAGGCTGTTTCTCGGCGGTGACCTGATGTCCGGGCGGGCGATCGACCAGATCCTGCCGTTCAGCAATCCACCTGAGATTCACGAACCCTATCTGCACGATGCGCGCGACTACATCGCGCTCGCCGAGCGGCGCAACGGTCCCATTCCCAGCCCGGTAACCTTCGAGTATGTCTGGGGCGATGCGCTGGCTGTACTGGCTGCGATGCGACCCGAAGTGCGGATCGTAAATCTCGAGACCGCAATAACAACTTACGATCGATATTTACCAAAAGGCATCAATTACCGGATGCACCCGGGCAATATCGGCCTGCTGCGTGTCGCGCAACTCGACTGCTGTGTGCTGGCGAACAATCACGTCCTCGACTGGGACGTACCGGGCCTGGGGTCGACGCTCGACACGCTGCGCGCGGCCGGGATCGCGACGGCGGGCGCCGGGCCCGATCGCGCGACGGCGCAGGCGCCGGCGGTGATCCCGCTGGCCGGGGGACGCCGGGTGCTGGTGTTCGCGTTTGCGCTCGCCGACAGTGGGGCGCCGCGTGCCTGGAACGCCGGCGACGGGCGACCGGGCATCGCCCTGCTGCCGGATCTGTCGCCGGCGACGGTGGCGTCGATCGCCCGGCGGGCGGCCGGGTATCGGCGCGCCGGAGACCTGGTCGTGTTGTCGCTCCATTGGGGCGGCAACTGGGGCTACGCGATCGATGAGGCACAGCGGCGTTTCGCACACGCGCTGATCGACGCCGCCGCGGTCGATGTACTGCATGGCCACTCGGCGCATCACGTCAAAGGCATCGAGGTGTATCGCGGACGACCGATCATCTACGGCTGCGGCGATCTGTTGAACGACTACGAAGGCATTCGCGGTTACGAGGCCTACCGTCCGGACCTCGGTCTGCTGTACTTCCCGACGCTGGACAGCCTCAGCGGTCGCCTGCTGCGCTTCGACCTGGTACCGGTTCGCCGATGCCGTCTGCGCCTGCAACTGGCAGATGCCGACGAGACCGCGTGGTTGCACGCCGTGCTGGCGCGCGAGAGCGCTTCGCTGGCCACCGGGATCCACGCTGTCGACGGGCCTATGCCACGCCTGGTCGTGGAGACGGAGAGCCGTTGA